One Actinomadura viridis genomic region harbors:
- a CDS encoding hydantoinase/oxoprolinase N-terminal domain-containing protein yields the protein MRIGIDVGGTNTDAVLLDGDTVLAAVKSPTTPDVTGGIVAAVRTVLARSGAAPDTVAAVMIGTTQFVNALVEGDRLAPTAAVRLGLPATAALPPMSDWPARLRTALSGGTGGGAGGGTGTARDAAGPAVYLCDGGHEYDGRPISPIDPAQLRRAAADIAARGVRSVAISAVFSPVSAEAEEEAARILAGELGDGVHLSLSHEIGRVGLLPRENATIVNAALRDLAGTVVDAFGSALAEAGIGAPLFLSQNDGTLMDVEYARRHPVATFASGPTNSMRGAAYLSGLTDCAVVDVGGTTADVGILTGGFPREASGESETAGVRTNFRIPDVLSLGIGGGSLVDLDVPSVGPRSVGYRLTEDALVFGGRTITATDLAVAAGHARIGDPARAARLDPGRVRAALAHIAERIADTVDRMRTSPEALPIVAVGGGSVLLAPGEAGEPGGHGDSGVVGGLPGFPDLRRPAHFAVANAIGAAIAQVGGEVDRVYQIPPGRRDTVLDEARDQAVRAAENAGARPGTVTIVDVEEVPLAYLPGGATRVRVKAVGDLDPRRLEGTPHA from the coding sequence GTGCGCATCGGCATCGACGTCGGAGGCACCAACACCGACGCCGTCCTGCTGGACGGCGACACCGTGCTCGCCGCCGTGAAATCCCCCACGACCCCCGACGTGACCGGCGGGATCGTCGCGGCCGTCCGCACGGTCCTGGCCCGCTCCGGCGCCGCCCCCGACACCGTCGCCGCCGTGATGATCGGCACCACCCAGTTCGTCAACGCGCTGGTGGAGGGCGACCGGCTCGCCCCCACGGCCGCGGTACGGCTCGGCCTGCCCGCCACCGCCGCCCTTCCCCCCATGTCCGACTGGCCGGCGCGCCTCCGTACCGCCCTGTCCGGCGGCACCGGCGGCGGCGCCGGCGGCGGGACCGGCACCGCGCGGGACGCGGCCGGCCCCGCCGTCTACCTCTGCGACGGCGGGCACGAGTACGACGGCCGCCCCATCTCCCCCATCGACCCCGCCCAGCTGCGCAGGGCCGCCGCCGACATCGCCGCCCGCGGCGTCCGCTCGGTGGCGATCTCCGCGGTCTTCTCCCCCGTCTCCGCCGAGGCCGAGGAGGAGGCGGCCCGGATCCTGGCCGGGGAGCTGGGCGACGGCGTGCACCTGTCCCTCTCCCACGAGATCGGCCGGGTCGGCCTTCTCCCCCGCGAGAACGCCACCATCGTCAACGCCGCGCTGCGCGACCTCGCCGGGACGGTCGTCGACGCGTTCGGGAGCGCCCTCGCCGAGGCCGGGATCGGCGCACCCCTGTTCCTGTCCCAGAACGACGGCACCCTCATGGACGTCGAGTACGCCCGCCGCCACCCCGTCGCCACGTTCGCCTCCGGCCCCACCAACTCCATGCGCGGCGCCGCCTACCTGTCCGGCCTCACCGACTGCGCCGTCGTCGACGTCGGCGGCACCACCGCCGACGTCGGCATCCTCACCGGCGGTTTCCCCCGCGAGGCCTCCGGCGAGTCCGAGACCGCCGGAGTCCGCACCAACTTCCGCATCCCCGACGTGCTGTCCCTGGGCATCGGCGGCGGCTCGCTGGTCGACCTGGACGTCCCCAGCGTCGGCCCCCGCAGCGTCGGCTACCGCCTCACCGAGGACGCCCTGGTCTTCGGCGGCCGTACGATCACCGCCACCGACCTGGCCGTCGCCGCCGGCCACGCCCGCATCGGCGATCCCGCCCGCGCGGCCCGCCTCGATCCCGGCCGCGTCCGCGCCGCCCTCGCCCACATCGCCGAGCGCATCGCCGACACCGTCGACCGCATGCGCACCTCCCCCGAAGCCCTGCCCATCGTCGCCGTCGGCGGCGGCAGCGTCCTGCTCGCCCCCGGCGAAGCCGGCGAACCCGGTGGCCACGGCGATTCCGGCGTGGTGGGCGGCCTGCCCGGGTTCCCCGACCTGCGCCGCCCCGCCCACTTCGCGGTCGCCAACGCCATCGGCGCCGCCATCGCCCAGGTCGGCGGCGAGGTCGACCGCGTCTACCAGATCCCCCCGGGCCGCCGCGACACCGTCCTGGACGAGGCCCGCGACCAGGCCGTCCGCGCGGCCGAGAACGCCGGGGCCCGCCCCGGCACCGTCACCATCGTCGACGTCGAGGAGGTCCCCCTCGCCTACCTGCCCGGCGGCGCCACCCGCGTCCGGGTCAAGGCCGTGGGCGACCTCGACCCCCGCCGCCTGGAAGGCACCCCCCATGCGTGA
- a CDS encoding fatty acid desaturase family protein, whose amino-acid sequence MTVTLDAPRSRPGTSDFGPLARRVREAGLLERRRGYYVRALGLNLAATAGAWAAVAWAGGSWWVLLLAVPLALLSGRMAFLGHDAGHRQIAASHRVNRWLGLVLGNLMLGMGYGWWNDKHNRHHANPNHVDKDPDVGEGVLVWTREQAAGRDGRVARWITRHQARLFFPLLLLEGLNLKVGSALHLRSRSGREKALEGALLALHVAGYLGLAFVLLSPGKAVALVLLHQALFGVHLGSAFAPNHKGMEMPGEGVRWDHLRRQVLTSRNVRGGVVTDWLLGGLNYQIEHHLFPSVPRPNLRKVQPLVREHCARVGLPYAETGLVESYRQALGHMHDVGAELRS is encoded by the coding sequence ATGACCGTGACCCTCGACGCCCCGCGCAGCCGTCCCGGGACGAGCGATTTCGGCCCGCTGGCGCGGCGGGTCCGTGAGGCGGGGCTGCTGGAGCGGCGGCGCGGTTACTACGTGCGGGCGTTGGGGCTCAACCTCGCGGCCACCGCGGGGGCGTGGGCCGCCGTGGCGTGGGCCGGGGGTTCGTGGTGGGTGCTGTTGCTGGCCGTTCCGCTGGCGTTGCTGTCGGGGCGTATGGCGTTCCTGGGGCATGACGCGGGGCATCGGCAGATCGCGGCGTCGCATCGGGTGAACCGGTGGCTGGGGTTGGTGCTGGGGAACCTGATGCTGGGCATGGGGTACGGGTGGTGGAACGACAAGCACAATCGTCATCACGCCAATCCCAACCACGTCGATAAGGACCCTGACGTGGGTGAGGGCGTGCTGGTGTGGACGCGGGAGCAGGCGGCGGGCCGGGACGGGCGGGTGGCCAGGTGGATCACCCGTCATCAGGCGCGGTTGTTCTTCCCGCTGCTGCTGCTGGAGGGGCTGAACCTGAAGGTGGGCAGTGCGCTGCACCTGAGGAGCCGGTCGGGGCGGGAGAAGGCGCTGGAGGGGGCGCTGCTGGCTTTGCACGTGGCCGGTTATCTGGGGCTGGCCTTCGTGTTGCTGTCGCCGGGCAAGGCGGTGGCGCTGGTGCTGCTTCATCAGGCGTTGTTCGGTGTGCATCTGGGGTCCGCGTTCGCGCCCAACCACAAGGGGATGGAGATGCCGGGCGAGGGGGTGCGGTGGGATCACCTGCGGCGGCAGGTGCTGACGTCGCGGAACGTGCGCGGTGGTGTGGTGACCGATTGGCTGCTGGGCGGGTTGAACTACCAGATCGAGCACCACCTGTTCCCGAGCGTTCCGCGGCCGAACCTGCGGAAGGTGCAGCCGCTGGTGCGCGAGCACTGTGCTCGGGTGGGGTTGCCGTACGCGGAGACGGGGCTGGTGGAGTCGTACCGGCAGGCGCTGGGTCACATGCACGACGTTGGGGCGGAGCTGCGGTCGTGA
- a CDS encoding helix-turn-helix domain-containing protein, giving the protein MDAFVADLLSAPGPPGGMTLLAGPVDARPAGGVRLVEGLPAVSGLPAGTVAVLTGPASRRAAGHRLDVALRDAAAAGCAGLVLTGGPVPEVARTARVIAERGRVALLHAKVPDVGGPASETAGAWEQEPEDRTGEQRGNERRGNEGAGGDLAALVIALARVIDGDAADALARLGAALDALLRTPADPRGAAAAVGAALGVPVEPRRPGPGEHGAVARGPQGEVAVAAPGATGHLGEAVRLAVRVTAETLARAVDEPAEDVPVRSRTLLLSELLVAPEGQALRLLGRARALGLPVDGWHIALRVEPAEAEGPERYALLDAAGRAALRSLMASGQGRWHQARADDALLLVRTQAGDPGRTGLRAAVKDAERLLAELGERFPAAGLRCGVGGAHQGPLGLRVSAREARTALERGGGGARTVTAHDLAGLDRMLGEWYASDTARSSARELLAPIEALGPQRAEPLLRTLQAYLDHQGSPARAAEELHLHRNAVTQRIRRAAGLLGVDLGDPEQRLALQLACRALHS; this is encoded by the coding sequence GTGGACGCCTTCGTCGCCGATCTGCTGTCCGCTCCGGGGCCGCCGGGCGGCATGACGTTGCTGGCGGGGCCGGTGGACGCCCGGCCGGCCGGTGGCGTGCGCCTGGTGGAGGGGCTTCCGGCGGTGAGCGGCCTTCCGGCGGGGACGGTGGCGGTGCTCACCGGCCCGGCCTCGCGCCGGGCGGCCGGTCACCGGCTCGATGTGGCGTTGCGCGACGCGGCGGCGGCCGGCTGTGCGGGCCTGGTCCTGACCGGCGGGCCCGTTCCCGAGGTGGCCAGGACCGCGCGGGTGATCGCCGAACGAGGCCGGGTGGCGCTGCTGCACGCGAAGGTCCCGGACGTGGGCGGCCCTGCGTCCGAGACCGCCGGAGCCTGGGAACAGGAACCTGAGGACCGCACCGGCGAGCAGCGCGGGAACGAGCGGCGCGGGAACGAGGGGGCCGGCGGCGACCTGGCCGCACTGGTGATCGCTCTGGCCCGGGTCATCGACGGTGACGCGGCCGACGCCCTCGCCCGCCTCGGCGCGGCGCTGGACGCCCTGCTGAGGACTCCCGCGGACCCGCGCGGCGCGGCGGCGGCCGTGGGCGCGGCGCTGGGCGTGCCCGTCGAGCCGCGCCGTCCCGGGCCCGGGGAGCACGGCGCGGTGGCCCGCGGGCCCCAGGGTGAGGTCGCCGTGGCGGCGCCGGGTGCCACGGGGCATCTGGGGGAGGCGGTGCGGCTGGCCGTCAGGGTGACGGCCGAGACGCTCGCCCGCGCCGTGGACGAGCCCGCCGAGGACGTCCCGGTGCGGTCCCGCACGCTGCTGCTGTCGGAGCTGCTGGTGGCGCCCGAGGGGCAGGCGCTGCGGCTGCTGGGGCGGGCCCGGGCCCTGGGCCTGCCCGTGGACGGCTGGCACATCGCGCTGCGGGTGGAACCGGCCGAGGCCGAGGGCCCCGAGCGGTACGCGCTGCTGGACGCGGCCGGCCGGGCGGCGCTGCGCTCCCTGATGGCCTCCGGGCAGGGCCGGTGGCACCAGGCCAGGGCGGACGACGCGCTGCTGCTGGTGCGCACCCAGGCGGGTGATCCGGGCCGTACGGGGCTGCGCGCGGCGGTGAAGGACGCCGAGCGGCTCCTGGCGGAGCTGGGGGAGCGGTTTCCCGCGGCCGGGCTGCGCTGCGGCGTCGGCGGGGCGCACCAGGGCCCGCTGGGGCTGCGGGTGTCGGCGCGCGAGGCCCGTACCGCCCTGGAACGGGGCGGGGGCGGCGCGCGGACCGTCACCGCGCATGACCTGGCGGGGCTGGACCGGATGCTGGGGGAGTGGTACGCCTCCGACACCGCGCGGTCCTCGGCGCGGGAGCTGCTGGCGCCGATCGAGGCGCTGGGGCCGCAGCGGGCCGAGCCGTTGCTGCGCACCCTCCAGGCCTACCTGGACCATCAGGGGTCGCCCGCCCGTGCGGCGGAGGAGCTGCACCTGCATCGCAACGCGGTCACGCAGCGGATCAGGAGGGCGGCCGGGCTGCTGGGGGTGGATCTGGGGGACCCCGAGCAGCGGCTGGCCCTGCAGCTGGCGTGCCGGGCGCTGCACAGCTGA
- a CDS encoding DUF917 family protein, translated as MEGLGADSGRLLRLQARSEYLIAHEDGRRRAAVPDIIAVLDSRGAAAIPVERLRYGLRVSVLTLPCAPVWNTPAGRRLCGPRVFGLGEPE; from the coding sequence GTGGAGGGACTGGGCGCCGACAGCGGCCGCCTGCTGCGCCTGCAGGCCCGCAGCGAGTACCTGATCGCCCACGAGGACGGCCGCCGGCGCGCCGCGGTCCCCGACATCATCGCCGTGCTCGACTCCCGCGGCGCCGCGGCCATCCCGGTCGAACGGCTGCGCTACGGCCTGCGGGTCAGCGTGCTCACCCTGCCCTGCGCCCCGGTCTGGAACACCCCGGCCGGACGCCGCCTGTGCGGCCCGCGGGTCTTCGGACTGGGAGAACCGGAATGA
- a CDS encoding hydantoinase/oxoprolinase N-terminal domain-containing protein — MIIGIDIGPGNTDAVLLDSTAGAPGPHHPTITPRATAKVASVPDDPVAGVRAALRALPDPPPGTVTRIAVGLRGPARAVTERRGLARVGVLRIGGPAAQAVRPLFGWPADLRDAVGAGTAIVEGGGGFVAEEWVPLDRDAVARFAAALAGRAETFAVSGVFAPVDDRQEHQAAAILRRELGEVHISLSGELGPLGLLERENTTVLDAALHPIAGHLADGLREVFGDVTALVTRGDGSVMDVDHLRRHPGLGIGSSLASTLRGAAALTGLADAVVADVGEHDIRVGALTGGYPQQALNARIGGVPVGFWMPDLISVPRAGPDAARDLAEAVDRMQPAAGRLPLVVVGGGAGTVPARLPGVAEVVRPEHGEVAGAIGAATSPVGGQAERIVRLDAHADLRAMLAEIREDARANAVRAGADPRHVTVSEVARTQLPYLPGMVLRLHARAAGPAHHL, encoded by the coding sequence ATGATCATCGGGATCGACATCGGCCCCGGCAACACCGACGCCGTCCTGCTGGACTCCACCGCCGGCGCCCCCGGACCGCACCACCCCACGATCACACCGCGCGCCACCGCCAAGGTCGCCTCCGTCCCCGACGACCCGGTCGCCGGGGTCCGGGCGGCCCTGCGCGCCCTGCCCGACCCGCCGCCCGGGACGGTCACCCGGATCGCGGTCGGGCTGCGCGGGCCCGCCCGCGCCGTGACCGAACGGCGCGGCCTCGCCCGGGTCGGGGTGCTGCGCATCGGCGGGCCCGCCGCCCAGGCCGTACGGCCGCTGTTCGGCTGGCCGGCCGACCTGCGCGACGCCGTCGGCGCCGGAACCGCCATCGTCGAGGGCGGCGGCGGCTTCGTCGCCGAGGAGTGGGTGCCGCTGGACCGCGACGCGGTGGCCCGCTTCGCCGCGGCGCTGGCCGGTCGGGCCGAGACCTTCGCCGTCAGCGGCGTGTTCGCCCCCGTCGACGACCGGCAGGAGCACCAGGCCGCGGCGATCCTGCGGCGCGAACTGGGCGAGGTCCACATCTCCCTGTCCGGCGAACTCGGCCCGCTCGGACTGCTCGAACGGGAGAACACCACCGTCCTGGACGCCGCCCTGCACCCGATCGCCGGTCACCTGGCCGACGGCCTGCGCGAGGTGTTCGGCGACGTCACGGCCCTGGTCACCCGGGGCGACGGCAGCGTCATGGACGTCGACCACCTGCGCCGCCACCCCGGCCTGGGCATCGGCAGCAGCCTGGCCAGCACCCTGCGCGGCGCCGCCGCCCTCACCGGCCTGGCCGACGCCGTGGTCGCCGACGTCGGCGAGCACGACATCCGGGTCGGCGCGCTCACCGGCGGCTACCCGCAGCAGGCCCTCAACGCCCGGATCGGCGGGGTACCGGTCGGGTTCTGGATGCCCGACCTGATCAGCGTCCCGCGCGCCGGACCGGACGCCGCGCGGGACCTCGCCGAGGCGGTCGACCGCATGCAGCCCGCCGCCGGGCGCCTCCCGCTGGTGGTGGTCGGCGGCGGCGCCGGGACCGTCCCGGCAAGGCTGCCCGGCGTGGCCGAGGTCGTCCGGCCCGAGCACGGCGAGGTCGCGGGGGCGATCGGCGCCGCCACCAGCCCGGTCGGCGGCCAGGCCGAACGGATCGTCCGCCTCGACGCGCACGCCGACCTGCGCGCGATGCTGGCGGAGATCCGCGAGGACGCCCGCGCCAACGCGGTCCGCGCCGGAGCCGACCCCCGCCATGTCACGGTCTCCGAGGTCGCCCGCACCCAGCTCCCCTACCTGCCGGGCATGGTCCTGCGGCTGCACGCCCGCGCCGCCGGCCCCGCCCACCACCTCTGA
- a CDS encoding DUF917 domain-containing protein — protein sequence MPLLDQTTLPVFARGCAVLGSGGGGGIEVALAAALQAVDDHGPVTVVQPEDLADAALVMPCGLIGSPEVVTERIGGDTAPAVLRDTLEGLLGTPVAALMSSEIGGTNGCLAASWAARLGLPLMDADGMGRAFPGMNQNAMEVAGLSPTPCVLTDERGRTVVLDHIDGRWLERLARGVLDAFGGQAATCEYPLRAGQVRRAAVPGSVTRALAIGAALAGGVPDDPPEGLTRLITGKIAAVQRTVEQAIEQTAEPGTGTPGPGPCLPTLPATTRPGRPPARPPPWWRDWAPTAAACCACRPAAST from the coding sequence ATGCCGCTACTGGACCAGACCACGCTCCCCGTGTTCGCGCGGGGCTGCGCCGTGCTGGGATCGGGCGGCGGCGGAGGGATCGAGGTCGCCCTGGCCGCCGCGCTGCAGGCCGTCGACGACCACGGCCCCGTCACGGTCGTCCAGCCCGAGGACCTGGCCGACGCCGCGCTGGTCATGCCGTGCGGGCTCATCGGGTCACCCGAGGTCGTCACCGAGCGCATCGGCGGCGACACCGCCCCCGCGGTCCTGCGCGACACCCTGGAGGGGCTGCTCGGCACGCCCGTCGCGGCCCTGATGTCCAGCGAGATCGGCGGCACCAACGGCTGCCTGGCCGCCTCCTGGGCCGCGCGGCTGGGACTGCCCCTGATGGACGCCGACGGCATGGGGCGCGCCTTCCCCGGCATGAACCAGAACGCCATGGAGGTGGCCGGACTCTCCCCCACCCCCTGCGTGCTCACCGACGAGCGCGGCCGGACCGTGGTCCTGGACCACATCGACGGCCGCTGGCTGGAGCGGCTGGCCCGCGGCGTCCTGGACGCCTTCGGCGGGCAGGCCGCCACCTGCGAGTACCCCCTGCGCGCCGGGCAGGTACGCCGCGCCGCCGTCCCCGGCTCGGTCACCCGCGCGCTCGCCATCGGCGCCGCGCTGGCCGGCGGCGTCCCCGACGACCCGCCCGAGGGCCTCACCCGCCTGATCACCGGGAAGATCGCCGCCGTCCAACGGACCGTGGAACAGGCCATCGAACAGACCGCGGAACCCGGCACCGGCACCCCCGGCCCCGGCCCCTGCCTCCCGACCCTCCCGGCGACCACTCGGCCTGGGCGACCCCCGGCGCGACCACCGCCCTGGTGGAGGGACTGGGCGCCGACAGCGGCCGCCTGCTGCGCCTGCAGGCCCGCAGCGAGTACCTGA
- a CDS encoding purine-cytosine permease family protein: protein MTTRTDEDFPLERVPRSARYPWFNVAVQRFGQLSDLTQFLLGATLGAGLSFWGAFWAFTLGSVILEVVCIFVGIAGMREGLSTSVLARWTGFGRYGSTLIGLVIAISLFGWFGVQTAVFAEGLHSLAGGPPLWAWAMITGLGVTLLVLKGFRAMGWTAFVTVPAFLGLAGWAMSVQLSKHGLGDLVASPPFGEAMSIATGATIVAGSYIVGAVTTPDMTRFNRNTGDVVKQTVLGISLGEYVLGLAGVLLAYAVKTSDVIAIITASSGVAGVLILISATVKINNWNLYSASLGLINSVESLTGIRLPRIAVTVGIGVLGSALAAAGILDHFTDFLTLLGVLTPPIAGIMVAEYFLARRWRPELDASRATGRLPATEPGWVPATLVLWAAAATTGWLGDHYQWPGIPAVNSLLLAGAGYVLAARLGLVRGTRPLPVDQPDRPAAAVEAEAAPATPATER from the coding sequence ATGACGACCCGCACAGACGAGGACTTCCCCCTCGAACGGGTGCCGCGCTCCGCCCGGTACCCCTGGTTCAACGTGGCCGTACAGCGCTTCGGGCAGCTGTCCGACCTCACCCAGTTCCTCCTCGGCGCGACCCTGGGCGCCGGACTGTCGTTCTGGGGTGCGTTCTGGGCCTTCACCCTCGGCTCGGTCATCCTGGAGGTCGTCTGCATCTTCGTCGGCATCGCCGGGATGCGCGAGGGCCTGTCCACCTCCGTGCTGGCCCGCTGGACCGGCTTCGGCCGCTACGGCTCCACGCTCATCGGGCTCGTCATCGCGATCAGCCTCTTCGGCTGGTTCGGCGTGCAGACCGCCGTGTTCGCCGAGGGCCTGCACTCGCTGGCCGGCGGCCCCCCGCTGTGGGCCTGGGCCATGATCACCGGGCTCGGCGTGACGCTGCTGGTGCTCAAGGGGTTCCGGGCCATGGGCTGGACCGCGTTCGTCACCGTCCCGGCCTTCCTCGGCCTGGCCGGATGGGCGATGAGCGTGCAGCTCTCCAAGCACGGCCTGGGCGACCTGGTCGCCTCGCCGCCCTTCGGCGAGGCCATGTCGATCGCCACCGGCGCCACCATCGTCGCCGGCTCCTACATCGTCGGCGCGGTCACCACGCCCGACATGACCCGCTTCAACCGCAACACCGGCGACGTGGTCAAGCAGACCGTGCTGGGCATCTCGCTCGGCGAGTACGTGCTGGGCCTGGCCGGCGTGCTCCTCGCCTACGCGGTCAAGACCTCCGACGTGATCGCCATCATCACCGCCTCCTCCGGCGTGGCCGGCGTGCTCATCCTGATCTCCGCCACCGTCAAGATCAACAACTGGAACCTCTACTCCGCCTCGCTCGGCCTGATCAACTCCGTGGAGTCCCTCACCGGGATCCGCCTGCCCCGGATCGCCGTCACCGTCGGGATCGGCGTCCTGGGCAGCGCCCTGGCCGCCGCCGGCATCCTCGACCACTTCACCGACTTCCTCACCCTGCTCGGCGTCCTCACCCCGCCCATCGCCGGGATCATGGTCGCCGAGTACTTCCTGGCCCGCCGCTGGCGGCCCGAACTCGACGCCTCCCGCGCCACCGGGCGGCTGCCCGCCACCGAACCCGGCTGGGTCCCCGCCACCCTGGTGCTCTGGGCCGCCGCCGCCACCACCGGCTGGCTCGGCGACCACTACCAGTGGCCCGGCATCCCCGCGGTCAACTCCCTGCTGCTGGCCGGCGCCGGCTACGTCCTGGCCGCCCGCCTCGGCCTGGTACGCGGCACCCGCCCCCTGCCCGTCGACCAGCCCGACCGGCCCGCCGCCGCGGTGGAGGCCGAGGCCGCGCCGGCGACCCCCGCCACCGAGAGATAG
- a CDS encoding tyrosine-protein phosphatase, whose product MNARSRWIDLDGAVNVRDLGGLPTTDGRTTRRGRVLRSDNLQDLSVSDVRTLLDDYELKNVIDLRSEAEVRLEGPGPLTRTPSITVHHLSLFSEGGRHTDVAADTPRDGGRIDIDKVLPWQNQPSEGPETERSVGHYRGYLRDRADSIVAALRVMTRVDGAALVHCAAGKDRTGVVCAMALEVAGVAREAIVADYAHTGERIQAILARLRGSDTYAADLDSRPADSHVPHAVIMEKFLARVDEEHDGVLGWLSLHGWTDEDTGALRARLVE is encoded by the coding sequence ATGAACGCGCGCTCACGGTGGATCGATCTGGACGGGGCGGTCAATGTCCGCGACCTCGGCGGACTTCCCACGACCGACGGCCGGACGACACGGCGCGGCCGGGTGCTGCGCTCCGACAACCTGCAGGACCTCAGCGTCTCCGACGTACGGACCCTGCTGGACGACTACGAACTCAAGAACGTCATCGACCTGCGCAGCGAGGCCGAGGTACGGCTGGAGGGACCGGGGCCGCTCACGCGCACGCCCTCCATCACCGTCCACCACCTCTCCCTCTTCTCCGAAGGCGGCCGGCACACCGACGTCGCCGCCGACACCCCCCGCGACGGCGGCCGGATCGACATCGACAAGGTCCTCCCCTGGCAGAACCAGCCCTCCGAGGGGCCCGAGACCGAACGCTCCGTCGGCCACTACCGCGGATACCTGCGCGACCGCGCCGACTCCATCGTGGCGGCGCTGCGCGTGATGACCCGCGTGGACGGCGCCGCGCTGGTGCACTGCGCGGCCGGCAAGGACCGGACCGGCGTGGTGTGCGCGATGGCCCTGGAGGTCGCCGGGGTCGCCCGCGAGGCGATCGTGGCCGACTACGCCCACACCGGTGAACGGATCCAGGCCATCCTGGCCCGGCTGCGCGGCAGCGACACCTACGCAGCCGACCTCGACTCGCGGCCCGCCGACAGCCACGTCCCGCACGCGGTCATCATGGAGAAGTTCCTGGCCAGAGTGGACGAGGAGCATGACGGCGTACTCGGATGGCTCTCCCTCCACGGCTGGACCGACGAGGACACCGGAGCACTTCGGGCCCGCCTCGTCGAGTGA
- a CDS encoding DUF917 domain-containing protein, producing the protein MREIRPEHLDDLARGAGILGTGGGGDPYIGRLLAQRAMLDHGPVTVVGIDEVPADATVVAISGMGAPTVSLEKIPAGTEEVTALRALERYLGRAATHLVPIEIGGLNSMTPFIAAARTGLPVVDGDAMGRAFPEAQMVLPGLIGVTVAPMAVADDKGNTLVVESVSNLWAERLARSACVEMGCSVSCADTVMRGDQLAAGLVPATLTLAEDLGRTVREARAAHADPVAAAASVLNGVRLLTGKVVDVVRRTSGGFARGRAVLEGAGGDAGRTLELSFQNEHLLARRDGTVVATTPDLICVLDTDGGEPVTTESLRYGLRVTVLGVPCDPRWLTPGGLELAGPRYFGYDCDHVPLPAC; encoded by the coding sequence ATGCGTGAGATCCGCCCCGAGCACCTGGACGACCTCGCCCGCGGCGCCGGCATCCTCGGCACCGGCGGCGGCGGCGACCCCTACATCGGCAGGCTCCTGGCCCAGCGCGCCATGCTCGACCACGGCCCCGTCACCGTCGTCGGCATCGACGAGGTGCCCGCCGACGCCACGGTCGTGGCCATCTCCGGCATGGGCGCGCCCACCGTGTCCCTGGAGAAGATCCCGGCCGGGACGGAGGAGGTCACCGCGCTGCGCGCGCTGGAACGCTACCTGGGACGCGCCGCCACCCACCTGGTCCCCATCGAGATCGGCGGGCTCAACTCCATGACCCCGTTCATCGCCGCCGCCCGTACCGGGCTGCCCGTGGTCGACGGGGACGCCATGGGACGCGCCTTCCCCGAGGCCCAGATGGTCCTGCCCGGCCTCATCGGCGTCACCGTCGCCCCGATGGCCGTCGCCGACGACAAGGGCAACACCCTGGTCGTGGAGAGCGTCTCCAACCTCTGGGCCGAACGGCTGGCCAGGTCCGCCTGCGTGGAGATGGGCTGCTCGGTCTCCTGCGCCGACACCGTCATGCGCGGCGACCAGCTCGCCGCCGGGCTGGTCCCCGCCACCCTCACCCTCGCCGAGGACCTCGGCCGCACCGTCCGCGAGGCCCGCGCCGCGCACGCCGACCCCGTCGCCGCCGCGGCCTCCGTCCTGAACGGCGTACGGCTGCTCACCGGCAAGGTCGTCGACGTGGTCCGCCGTACCTCCGGCGGCTTCGCGCGCGGCCGGGCCGTGCTGGAGGGAGCCGGCGGCGACGCCGGGCGGACCCTGGAGCTGTCCTTCCAGAACGAGCACCTGCTCGCCCGCCGGGACGGCACGGTCGTCGCCACCACCCCGGACCTGATCTGCGTCCTGGACACCGACGGCGGCGAGCCCGTCACCACCGAGAGCCTGCGCTACGGCCTGCGCGTCACCGTGCTGGGCGTCCCGTGCGACCCGCGATGGCTCACCCCGGGCGGGCTTGAGCTGGCCGGCCCGCGCTACTTCGGCTACGACTGCGATCACGTCCCCCTGCCGGCGTGCTGA